One Plasmodium vivax chromosome 13, whole genome shotgun sequence genomic region harbors:
- a CDS encoding hypothetical protein, conserved (encoded by transcript PVX_085025A), with product MKLRRQGGSLDEEKLFENVSKDDSGMIKKFTLGVCAMESKVESAPMECILKRLAKSGDFNIIKFKGDMIINHDVDSWPIVDCLIAFYSTGFPLKKAIDYVKKYKPITLNNLSRQLILRSRLQIYEELKKWKVPHANYVVVDHDAVRRGEHIFEEYYDYIVYNNIRLNKPFIEKPINADNHNNWIYYPKNTGGGCKKLFRKVKDRSSEYCPDVHKVRNNGVYIYEEFLSTFGTDVKVYTVGQMFAHAEARKSPALDGKVCRTSDGKEVRYAVILSEAEKIIAYRIVEAFQQTVCGFDILRTTMGPFVCDVNGWSFVKGNIKYYNDCAHILRAMFLAKLEEKYNIIPRDLADNWYNIENEEEVLRKTFRQPDDLHCSHHEELCSVIIVMRHGDRKPKQKMKFLTDRPLLLDYFNCEENLYSVIENKLAADEHQKASHADLNSSNNNLSVSCVPSDRVDSSMFQYDAAASKAPSTLSKISFISQKSGELLTAVVAASAANAANAANTANAANTANTANTANTANTASTASGVAPEEEERRDSLYKEYTKKEIKFKSPEELQDLFLRNNIILGDIEKEYKALKAEAEVRRAVRSEAVGSEAVGSEAMRSDAVGGSNGEASLKREEDPPKGEATPPKGDVATSTRDVATSARDVAAARPHAALPQEELEARLSEYEVTIENHKTLQKVLERGDGFTGINRKIQLKPVEFVVLNDKIVVTKIMTVAKWGGELTRMGRRQSENLGKRFRATLYPGDSDGLLRLHSTFRHDFKIFTSDEGRCQITSAAFTKGFLDLDGELTPILVAMVIRNSKAHSLLDDNRPSLNRTQCKQYIDSVLNEDKDIDEDLLKKLTSGKHARGLRESLRKISNFFQLMEKIRKTIYDFLKGLNQEVQKWLNLFPYDEYALYVIDILHEIQVRWKSLTKMWYKKNKNNYDTSKIPDIVDNIRFDLIHHHSYLGCGLDKAFEIYNQIEPLANFISQAEYGITPEEKVKIGVNIVGKLLRKLIHDVTFYRDEEVRTKRNNKGCFDLKNALNISYINSFNISKGDKAGLPASEKNPQQQVLESAKVDAQHANWLDKEIQKDTPKMFSMCKYDSRQIFIDNRPQKGGEQLVAAVAATAATEAYSYGANSATTDTAASAPTAATVATASYSSGAYSSGALSVAPLSCATSSSGKPPLSEPQVKKSIYSELNRKGGKVGRDAQVGKSPPGAVPTVGAVPTIGAVPTTGAVPTTGAVPTTGAGGPACLNGLHRPERTKGEKPEEGDILQKDEFEGGIRTPDRSPTKGAPGAAGDPHGGSTHSGGLPVGITVNSTVAGALSSTVAGTLSSTAVGALSSTVAGMGVNPKEKNPFKAAGGGVTYNVNAKDLYAPKLINKKEALVINSSDLWAHQNKYRKENNEKQKMKKIKNTKESELNLKREDNVEVAGEYRGVDKKGSSWMRGAGGISGSGSDTPVRELRGKVTGRLDGQKSEEERGRNGSTKSGASKSGIAGNDPSQSPHERPQQGGKDGVTNEQGSNNATQGKAEEKTNQEHQMEETDRQGDNDREEDQEKGEKEKEEDDDEGEDDEGEEEHDHDDDEDIIRLKETDARRLGIRSPWRMVRSRYYVTSASHMISLLSILIHAKNIDCSNSQNIIDNDSIKSVGDVTDLHYLSHLVFRVWERKQLKRNDSNRFRIEILFSSGAKDGFGQNYELLEKDAKAQQQKYERHFSKYVDDSKRGGGAPGEVNPSSQVSRANSAVSKGEKKPSGETTPGKAPRGEAASGEGPPLEKPPPASNDHCASASDKVESNNSLSQAAPQGQEDKAKVSAGNAFRFAHSVEGRAASLGECVPSVQCDVANTEGRGEGGVDSEKGNVSRNDCEGGSLGRSDSALRKDASLRRDASLRRDASLRRDASLRRDASLRRDASLRRDASLRRDPLRRSGLRSQFSASSASLFRRGEEEEEAKFHQAVYKRDLSFEFGGVHEKLSSVNNNTTRTGSYMVRSISSNLRKKKYKQKDGLNVEYEKKKKEDITKENLLTYEHECSIDMGTQEGSHKIRRSFSCLSDRSFYINTKQIDLEGEANASKNFNGRRNSLLENEVGRNTFQHGLQHSLQHSLQHKMERPFQHKIERPFQNKIERPFQNKIEHPFEKNSEHDLKDSKKANVFSHVFQHFNESKKNSTSNLKFFYKTYMPDYEKIIENDKKAETFDVPPYCELAPLIVLTKNCQLSTFENILTQILNKYSKGGKGKDKGQKAGPKQA from the coding sequence atgAAGCTGCGGCGGCAGGGGGGGTCGCTGGACGAGGAGAAGCTGTTCGAAAACGTGAGCAAGGATGACTCGGGCATGATCAAGAAGTTCACGCTGGGCGTGTGCGCCATGGAGAGCAAAGTGGAGAGCGCACCGATGGAATGCATTTTGAAGAGGCTAGCCAAAAGCGGAGATTTCAACATCATCAAATTTAAAGGAGACATGATCATTAACCACGATGTGGACTCCTGGCCGATAGTGGATTGCCTCATAGCGTTTTACTCCACGGGGTTTCCCTTGAAGAAGGCCATCGACTATGTAAAGAAATACAAGCCCATAACGTTAAACAACCTGAGTAGGCAGCTAATTTTAAGATCGAGGCTACAAATCTAtgaggagttaaaaaaatggaaagtgcCTCATGCGAATTATGTAGTGGTGGATCACGACGCTGTGAGGAGAGGAGAGCATATATTTGAAGAATATTACGACTATATCgtttataataacattagGCTGAATAAGCCTTTTATAGAAAAGCCCATTAATGCAGATAATCACAATAATTGGATTTACTACCCGAAGAACACTGGGGGGGGATGTAAAAAGCTCTTTAGGAAGGTGAAAGACAGAAGCAGTGAGTACTGCCCGGATGTCCACAAAGTGAGGAACAACGGAGTGTATATTTATGAAGAATTCCTTTCAACCTTTGGCACAGATGTAAAAGTGTATACCGTTGGTCAGATGTTTGCTCATGCAGAAGCTAGGAAGTCTCCCGCACTTGATGGGAAAGTCTGTAGAACATCTGATGGGAAGGAAGTTAGGTACGCCGTTATCCTCTCCGAAGCAGAGAAAATTATTGCCTATCGAATTGTGGAGGCCTTTCAACAAACCGTTTGCGGATTTGACATTTTGAGGACCACCATGGGACCATTCGTCTGTGATGTCAACGGATGGTCTTTcgtaaaaggaaatataaaatattacaatGATTGTGCCCATATTTTGAGGGCCATGTTTCTGGCCAaattagaagaaaaatataatatcattCCGAGGGACCTGGCGGATAATTGGTATAACatagaaaatgaagaagaggtgTTGAGGAAAACCTTTAGACAGCCGGATGACCTCCATTGCTCTCATCATGAAGAGCTGTGCTCCGTCATCATTGTGATGAGGCATGGTGATAGGAAGCCGAAACAGAAAATGAAGTTCCTCACCGATCGTCCCCTCCTTTTGGACTACTTTAATTGCGAGGAGAATCTATACAGCGTGATTGAGAATAAGCTGGCCGCGGATGAGCATCAGAAGGCTAGCCACGCCGATCTGAACAGCAGCAATAACAACCTCTCCGTTAGCTGCGTGCCCTCCGACCGGGTGGACTCCTCCATGTTTCAGTACGACGCCGCGGCCAGCAAGGCCCCCTCCACGCTCAGCAAAATCTCCTTCATTTCGCAGAAGAGCGGCGAGCTGCTCACCGCGGTGGTCGCGGCGAGCGCGGCGAACGCGGCAAACGCTGCTAATACGGCAAACGCTGCTAATACGGCTAATACGGCTAATACGGCTAATACCGCTAATACCGCTAGTACGGCGAGTGGTGTGGCCcccgaggaggaggagcgcCGAGACAGCCTCTACAAGGAGTACACGAAGAAGGAAATAAAGTTCAAGTCGCCGGAGGAGCTGCAGGACCTCTTCCTGCGGAACAACATCATCCTGGGCGACATCGAGAAGGAGTACAAGGCGCTCAAGGCGGAGGCGGAGGTGCGCAGGGCCGTCAGAAGCGAGGCGGTGGGGAGTGAGGCGGTGGGAAGCGAGGCGATGAGAAGTGATGCGGTTGGAGGAAGTAATGGGGAGGCTTCCCTTAAGCGTGAAGAGGACCCTCCCAAAGGTGAGGCGACTCCCCCGAAGGGTGACGTGGCTACTTCTACGCGCGACGTGGCTACTTCCGCACGTGACGTGGCCGCTGCTCGCCCGCACGCCGCTTTGCCCCAGGAGGAGCTGGAGGCCAGGCTGAGCGAGTACGAAGTCACGATCGAGAACCACAAGACGCTGCAGAAGGTGCTGGAGCGCGGAGACGGGTTCACGGGCATCAACAGGAAGATACAGCTGAAGCCAGTGGAGTTCGTGGTGCTGAACGACAAAATTGTGGTGACGAAAATCATGACGGTGGCCAAGTGGGGAGGAGAGCTAACCAGAATGGGAAGGAGGCAGTCCGAAAATCTGGGAAAACGATTTAGAGCCACTCTCTACCCAGGCGATTCAGATGGCTTGCTACGATTGCACTCAACGTTTAGGCATgactttaaaatatttacatccGACGAAGGCAGGTGCCAGATAACGTCTGCCGCTTTCACAAAGGGGTTCTTAGACCTTGATGGAGAGCTCACCCCCATCCTAGTCGCCATGGTGATTAGGAATTCCAAAGCGCACAGTCTCCTGGATGACAACAGACCTAGTCTAAATAGAACCCAATGCAAGCAGTACATAGACAGCGTGCTGAACGAAGATAAAGATATTGATGAGGACCTGTTGAAGAAGCTCACCTCAGGGAAGCATGCCAGGGGGTTACGAGAATCACTCAGAAAAATCTCAAACTTCTTCCAGCTGATGGAGAAGATTAGAAAAACCATTTATGACTTCTTGAAGGGACTAAACCAGGAGGTGCAAAAGTGGCTGAACCTGTTCCCCTACGATGAGTATGCCCTCTACGTGATTGACATTTTGCACGAAATACAAGTCAGGTGGAAGTCACTCACCAAAATGTggtataagaaaaataagaacaATTATGACACCTCTAAAATCCCAGACATTGTAGATAACATACGGTTCGATCTAATTCATCATCACTCCTATTTGGGATGTGGATTAGATAAGGCCTTCGAGATTTACAATCAAATAGAACCGCTAGccaattttatttcccaAGCAGAGTATGGAATCACTCCAGAGGAGAAAGTTAAAATTGGGGTTAACATCGTTGGCAAGCTTCTGCGCAAACTCATTCATGATGTTACCTTCTACAGAGATGAGGAGGTACGCACGAAGAGAAACAACAAGGGATGctttgatttaaaaaatgccctCAACATTTCCTACATCAATTCGTTTAACATATCTAAGGGGGACAAGGCCGGGTTGCCAGCAAGTGAAAAGAACCCACAACAACAGGTTCTGGAAAGTGCCAAGGTAGATGCACAGCACGCCAATTGGCTAGACAAGGAGATACAAAAGGACACGCCCAAAATGTTCAGCATGTGCAAGTATGACTCTAGGCAAATCTTCATTGACAACCGTccgcagaaggggggggagcagctcgTCGCGGCGGTAGCGGCCACCGCGGCAACAGAGGCGTACTCCTATGGGGCCAACTCGGCTACCACCGATACCGCCGCTTCCGCTCCTACCGCTGCTACCGTGGCCACCGCGTCCTACTCCAGTGGTGCCTACTCCAGCGGGGCCCTCTCAGTCGCGCCGCTCTCCTGCGCCACCTCCTCCAGTGGGAAGCCCCCTCTGAGCGAGCCCCAGGTGAAGAAGTCCATTTACAGCGAACTCAACCGGAAGGGTGGAAAAGTGGGAAGGGATGCCCAGGTGGGGAAGAGCCCCCCTGGTGCAGTGCCTACAGTAGGTGCAGTGCCCACAATAGGTGCAGTGCCCACAACAGGTGCAGTGCCCACAACAGGTGCAGTGCCCACAACAGGTGCGGGTGGCCCCGCTTGCCTGAATGGCCTCCACCGCCCCGAACGcaccaagggggagaagccagaGGAAGGCGACATTCTTCAGAAAGACGAGTTCGAGGGGGGCATCCGGACGCCGGACAGGAGCCCCACGAAGGGTGCGCCTGGGGCGGCGGGCGATCCTCATGGTGGTTCGACCCACAGCGGGGGCCTCCCCGTTGGTATTACGGTTAACAGCACCGTAGCAGGCGCGCTTAGCAGCACCGTAGCAGGCACGCTTAGCAGCACCGCAGTAGGCGCGCTTAGCAGCACCGTCGCAGGGATGGGCGTCAAcccgaaggagaagaacccCTTCAAAGCGGCGGGGGGAGGAGTCACCTACAACGTGAATGCGAAGGACCTGTACGCGCCAAAGCTGATCAACAAGAAGGAGGCGCTGGTGATCAACTCGTCGGACCTGTGGGCCCACCAGAATAAGTACcgaaaggaaaataatgagaagcaaaaaatgaaaaagataaaaaacaCCAAGGAGAGCGAACTGAACTTGAAGAGGGAGGACAACGTCGAGGTGGCTGGTGAGTACAGGGGAGTagacaaaaaggggagcagctGGATGAGGGGTGCAGGAGGGATTAGCGGAAGTGGCAGCGACACGCCTGTGAGGGAGTTACGTGGGAAGGTCACCGGTCGGTTGGATGGGCAGAAGAGCGAAGaggaaaggggaaggaatGGCTCAACGAAGAGCGGCGCATCGAAGAGTGGCATTGCTGGGAATGACCCATCGCAGAGCCCCCATGAACGCCCACAGCAGGGGGGCAAAGACGGAGTGACGAACGAACAGGGCAGTAACAACGCAACGCAGGGGAAGGCAGAGGAGAAAACCAACCAGGAGcaccaaatggaggagaCAGATCGGCAGGGGGATAACGACAGGGAGGAAGATCaagagaagggggaaaaggagaaggaagaagacgaTGACGAAGGGGAGGATGAcgagggagaggaagaacacgaccatgacgatgatgaagatATAATTAGACTTAAAGAAACAGATGCAAGGAGGTTAGGAATCAGGTCTCCTTGGAGGATGGTTCGGTCCAGGTACTACGTCACGTCAGCCTCGCACATGATTTCTCTCTTGAGCATTCTTATTCATGCGAAGAATATAGACTGCTCGAATAGccaaaatataattgataATGATTCCATTAAAAGTGTGGGAGACGTTACAGACCTGCATTACCTTTCACATCTAGTTTTTAGAGTCTGGGAGAGAAAACAGCTAAAGCGAAATGACAGCAATAGGTTTAGAATCGAAATTCTGTTCAGCTCTGGAGCGAAAGACGGGTTCGGACAGAACTATGAGCTGCTCGAGAAAGACGCCAAGGCGCAGCAGCAGAAGTACGAGAGGCACTTTAGCAAGTACGTGGATGACAGCAAGAGAGGCGGGGGCGCGCCGGGGGAGGTGAACCCCTCCAGTCAGGTAAGCCGCGCGAACTCGGCCGTCagcaagggggagaagaagccctCCGGGGAAACGACCCCCGGGAAAGCGCCAcgtggggaagcggcgtcCGGGGAAGGGCCCCCCCTGGAGAAGCCCCCCCCAGCGAGCAATGACCACTGCGCCTCCGCGTCGGACAAGGTGGAGTCGAACAACTCCCTCTCGCAGGCAGCACCCCAGGGGCAGGAAGACAAAGCGAAGGTGAGCGCGGGCAACGCATTCCGGTTCGCCCACAGCGTGGAGGGGAGGGCGGCCAGTTTGGGCGAATGTGTGCCGAGTGTGCAGTGTGACGTAGCGAACACGGAAGGGAGAGGCGAGGGTGGCGTCGACAGTGAGAAGGGAAATGTGAGTAGGAACGACTGCGAGGGGGGCAGCCTGGGAAGAAGCGACTCTGCGCTTAGGAAGGACGCTTCGCTCAGGAGGGATGCTTCTCTCAGAAGGGACGCTTCGCTCAGGAGGGATGCTTCTCTCAGAAGGGATGCTTCTCTCAGAAGGGACGCTTCGCTCAGGAGGGACGCTTCGCTTAGGAGGGACCCCTTACGCAGGAGTGGACTGCGGAGCCAGTTCTCAGCCAGCTCAGCTAGCCTGTTCCGaagaggagaggaagaagaagaggcaaaGTTCCACCAAGCGGTCTACAAAAGAGACCTGTCCTTCGAGTTTGGAGGGGTGCACGAGAAGCTAAGTTCAGTCAACAACAACACGACGAGGACGGGGAGCTACATGGTGAGATCCATCAGCTCcaatttgaggaaaaaaaaatacaaacagaAAGATGGCCTAAATGTAGAgtacgaaaagaaaaaaaaggaagacatTACAAAGGAAAATCTGTTAACCTATGAACATGAGTGTAGCATTGACATGGGCACACAAGAAGGCAGTCACAAAATCCGCCGGAGCTTTTCCTGCCTCAGTGATAGGTCCTTCTATATAAATACCAAACAGATCGACCTAGAGGGGGAAGCTAATGCcagtaaaaattttaacggAAGAAGAAACAGCTTGCTCGAAAATGAAGTGGGCAGGAATACCTTCCAACACGGCCTTCAGCACAGCCTGCAACACAGCCTTCaacacaaaatggagcgCCCATTTCAGCACAAAATCGAGCGACCTTTCCAAAACAAAATCGAGCGACCGTTccaaaacaaaattgagcaCCCCTTCGAGAAGAACAGCGAGCATGATCTGAAGGACAGCAAAAAGGCGAATGTTTTTTCCCACGTCTTTCAGCATTTTAAcgagagtaaaaaaaactccacTTCAAATTTGAAGTTCTTTTACAAAACGTATATGCCTGATTATGAGAAGATCATCGAGAATGACAAGAAGGCGGAGACCTTCGACGTCCCTCCCTACTGCGAGTTGGCTCCCCTCATTGTGCTGACGAAGAATTGCCAGCTGTCCACCTTCGAGAATATCCTCACGCAGATTCTGAACAAGTACTCCAAGGGCGGGAAGGGGAAGGACAAGGGGCAGAAGGCGGGGCCCAAGCAGGCTTGA
- a CDS encoding hypothetical protein, conserved (encoded by transcript PVX_085020A), protein MQKDNGAVPLLERPNVNEINKHIEASRLVLCLMLSEKDAPSLVSPSNYLLHVHRYMYLSNIVPKCVEHFGSFVFPLYGSKFGVYFECMWGGRKGAAAAAGGGGTPLPVHQNGNEHGGTSPLTCPIINSSTSGRPPSCGEDPNWRNSTERAEDGKPLQERIILDWRLPIGVLFDIYCDVEGEDSSFPPLEEQHTNWKRCSSGELFPDHVSVLEITPKGISESLGEAAREQKEGEDPSSNAPLNDATKGSLTGEEPCGGDEGKTDENRSKTDGEANKWRAGEPHPKHYHLRMNKQINSDWYDQQFVSIADRNVPWRLVVHFKDEENYNAHFGRGGGTKVNYDGNINLLPYNTCIPLYRGFNDFEECLIGQLKKANYVFNKNNRLLQMLPQQVENELLQHLKRFDVESVCALYREHIDYNMVRFVDYFNAKCAQVQHNRHSGAISGENNSVCALMKDENVVKDVPIIIHIYGPPYNQVLTKYPLFKIAPVEGTENTVDGFFAYTLGDFLHEQFPSFFRKIKKRTTEAGAAVMADNVRGPRTNSELDAQGHLPPERAAAEVSSATVAATPSAPPDGESIFYFVEDEYLIFSPYMFIIINGIQIPLKTPLYWLAANFSQFDNFLHVILRVPPY, encoded by the coding sequence ATGCAGAAGGATAACGGAGcagtcccccttttggaaagGCCAAATGTGAATGAAATCAACAAGCACATCGAAGCTAGCCGATTGGTACTATGCCTCATGCTTAGCGAAAAAGACGCCCCGTCACTTGTCTCCCCATCCAATTACCTTCTGCATGTCCATAGGTACATGTACCTCTCCAACATTGTTCCGAAATGTGTAGAACATTTTGGGtcgtttgttttccccctgtATGGTAGCAAATTTGGGGTGTACTTTGAATGCATGTGGGGGGGGCGAAAaggagcagcggcagcggcaggaggaggggggacCCCTTTGCCTGTtcaccaaaatgggaacgaaCACGGGGGGACTTCTCCCCTAACGTGCCCTATTATTAACAGCAGTACATCCGGAAGGCCCCCCTCCTGTGGAGAAGACCCCAATTGGAGAAACTCCACAGAGAGAGCCGAGGATGGCAAGCCACTCCAGGAGAGGATCATACTCGACTGGAGACTCCCCATAGGGGTACTCTTCGATATATACTGCGATGTGGAAGGGGAGGACTCGAGCTTTCCACCCTTGGAAGAGCAGCACACAAACTGGAAGAGGTGCTCCAGTGGGGAATTATTTCCTGACCATGTCAGCGTTTTAGAGATCACTCCAAAGGGGATAAGCGAATCACTTGGCGAAGCTGCGCGGGAGCagaaagagggggaagaccccTCGAGCAATGCCCCGTTGAATGATGCCACAAAGGGTTCCCTCACTGGGGAGGAGCCATGCGGAGGAGATGAAGGCAAAACGGATGAGAACAGAAGCAAAACGGATGGGGAGGCAAACAAATGGCGCGCGGGAGAGCCCCACCCGAAGCACTACCACCTGCGAATGAACAAACAAATTAACAGCGACTGGTACGATCAGCAATTCGTGAGCATAGCGGACAGGAACGTCCCATGGAGGTTGGTCGTCCACTTcaaagatgaagaaaactACAATGCTCATTTcggaagagggggaggaaccAAAGTGAATTACGATGGGAACATCAACCTGCTGCCCTACAACACCTGCATACCTCTGTACAGAGGATTTAACGATTTTGAGGAATGCCTGATCGGTCAGCTTAAAAAGGCCAACTACGTGTTTAACAAGAATAACAGGCTACTCCAGATGCTGCCGCAGCAAGTGGAAAACGAGCTACTGCAGCATTTGAAACGGTTTGACGTCGAAAGTGTTTGCGCCCTGTATAGGGAGCACATCGATTATAATATGGTCCGTTTCGTCGATTACTTTAACGCCAAGTGTGCGCAGGTACAGCACAACAGGCACAGCGGCGCCATCAGTGGGGAGAACAACTCCGTGTGCGCCCTTATGAAAGATGAAAACGTCGTTAAAGACGTGCCTATAATTATACACATTTATGGACCCCCATACAATCAAGTGTTGACGAAGTACCCTCTGTTCAAAATTGCACCCGTAGAAGGGACCGAAAATACAGTCGACGGTTTTTTTGCCTACACGTTAGGGGACTTTCTGCATGAGCAGttcccttccttttttaggaaaataaaaaaacgcacaacaGAGGCGGGGGCAGCGGTGATGGCGGATAACGTGCGCGGTCCCAGGACAAACAGTGAGCTAGACGCACAAGGCCACCTTCCTCCAGAGAGGGCAGCGGCGGAAGTGTCATCCGCAACCGTAGCGGCAACGCCAAGTGCGCCCCCAGACGGGGAAAGCATTTTCTACTTTGTCGAAGACGAGTACCTAATTTTCAGCCCCTACATGTTCATAATAATCAACGGGATTCAAATTCCGCTGAAGACGCCACTCTACTGGCTCGCCGCCAACTTTTCCCAATTTGATAATTTCCTGCACGTCATTCTCCGTGTCCCCCCCTACTGA
- a CDS encoding hypothetical protein, conserved (encoded by transcript PVX_085015A) → MCERLYGKIKELECESNLYLSNNKALFESIHQLLREGVPSIPSACYVDDKVADRETNRYVLTKYIYDADDIIYKVEAHSKVTLEKQTSLTVKLLDEEYLTDNEVEDIYKGDNYNVLDSVQIYVAHSHFEHVWNEHTMEYFLSCYHDEQNLKIHTHLLEKEEFGYDIQIELFEVPRTPEKMLLVASHLSKIREALQCGPFMHFFLSKTHVQENSFAKFIIRRNEVIYVLKKNDYVLVILSVHYVDRHDRCIVLGVCKNIHATTKSMDLHGHLDFSFYADFPAHLVPSELFVYEGGEGDGEGDRRNYDPCRGGSGHAGSGEAGEETAGGGANVAAPPNVGFVAIKMDAKLFDGCKDFSELIQISSRVSHIIVSFRDFLNNAVVLYRMRRRRAV, encoded by the coding sequence ATGTGCGAACGGCtgtatggaaaaataaaagagctGGAGTGCGAGTCGAACCTGTACCTATCAAACAACAAGGCGCTGTTCGAGAGCATACACCAGCTGCTGAGGGAAGGGGTGCCCTCCATCCCAAGCGCCTGCTACGTGGACGACAAGGTGGCGGACAGAGAAACCAACAGGTACGTGCTGACCAAGTACATTTACGACGCGGATGACATCATTTACAAAGTGGAAGCACACTCGAAGGTAACCCTGGAGAAGCAAACAAGCTTAACAGTAAAATTATTGGACGAAGAATACTTAACAGATAACGAAGTGGAGGATATATACAAAGGAGACAATTACAACGTCCTGGACTCAGTGCAAATATACGTGGCACATAGCCATTTCGAGCATGTGTGGAATGAGCATACCATGGAATATTTTCTCAGCTGTTATCACGATgagcaaaatttaaaaatacacacacatttATTGGAGAAGGAGGAATTCGGCTACGACATACAAATCGAGTTATTTGAAGTGCCGAGGACTCCAGAGAAGATGCTCCTCGTGGCTAGTCACTTGTCAAAAATACGAGAGGCTTTACAGTGTGGCCCTTTCATGCACTTCTTCCTATCCAAAACACATGTACAGGAAAATTCTTTCGCTAAATTTATAATCAGGCGTAATGAAGTTATATATGTGCTCAAGAAAAACGACTACGTTTTGGTGATTCTATCTGTGCACTATGTTGATAGGCATGACCGCTGTATCGTCCTGGgggtttgcaaaaatattcaCGCCACAACAAAGTCGATGGATTTACATGGGCATTTggacttttccttttacgcTGACTTCCCGGCGCATTTGGTGCCTTCAGAGTTGTTCGTCTACGAGGGGGGCGAAGGGGACGGCGAAGGGGACCGCCGCAATTATGAcccctgcaggggggggagcggccacGCGGGTAGCGGTGAAGCTGGCGAGGAGACCGCGGGTGGCGGCGCCAACgtggctgctccccccaaCGTCGGGTTCGTGGCCATCAAAATGGACGCCAAGTTGTTCGACGGCTGCAAGGACTTCTCCGAGCTGATCCAGATATCCAGTAGGGTGTCCCACATCATCGTGTCCTTCC